A DNA window from Tachysurus fulvidraco isolate hzauxx_2018 chromosome 4, HZAU_PFXX_2.0, whole genome shotgun sequence contains the following coding sequences:
- the vwa11 gene encoding von Willebrand factor A domain-containing protein 7: MSSSVCVFAVVVLVLPAVQAFVPVGSGNTHVTITGNAIMKKIYEVCDAVAMSEGRPFKPTGSSAEELLRACLGTNTAQVSGAKFHEALNQIYMQNGLVDRDYASSNPHHFNSEAFKEGHSLISQGVASVKANIRKDNLQAARETLGRVLHTLQDFYSHSNWVELGYKNTYINLIKPDLAIDNVADVDTPTCSDCANGACSNPLLPFILKEKKLTSGYLGLISPNKPNGKCSHGGDGDLSSSQVPRGGISKDERLSHNAGLHDTAVTLAIDATLELLEDVRGAVGNKEYLRMMGIARTAVLCFVIDTTGSMSDDIAEAKRVAHNIIDSKKGTQDEPSEYILVPFNDPSFGPLIRTTSPDIMKSEISKLGANGGGDEPEMCLSGLQLALTGAPASSHIYVFTDASAKDMHLERTIIALIRSTKSTVSVFMTKKKRSARSLNILRLPGFQVYYNLALASGGQAIEVTKANLPSATGIILDTSTSALVTVLQRARNPGRVENFPFLLDASLSNVTVYITGSSISFTLYNPSGVSQSHTESNGTLATIQTVGNLQRLHFNNLNETGLWRISMNSTEAYTIKVTGQSATTFIYDFVEEFGGPHAGFAVIDGQPQKGLPTKLLLTITGQKGAEALKLQKVALVEVSDDNMVNGTIEEMGGGNFLVTMNQVPAGEFVVMVKGEDTTTLSYFQRQTTTQMSQSKVVIKAVVDSAMVPGKDFKVPFTVSTNGTGGVFTISAKNDKDFDLTYDTKLNINTGGSASSTVTVKPPASTSSGTDVTLTILAEGSRADDSNYVVLRLSVLAEVTDFSPPKCEIVGVSPICPSDCLQSNWDLSINITDGNGTGIENIYIQKGSGKFSYQDVEDGGITVVMGYYNASCCSPDVIVAAVDKDGNVGKCAYSVQRSGGVSLSLSLSLWACLLVSALSIMHDVLPL; the protein is encoded by the exons ATGAGTTCATCGGTGTGCGTTTTTGCCGTGGTGGTTCTGGTTCTGCCTGCAGTGCAGGCATTTGTGCCAGTAGGCAGTGGCAACACACATGTGACCATCACCGGCAATGCTATAATGAAAAAGATCTATGAAGTATGTGACGCAGTGGCTATGTCAGAAGGAAGACCATTTAAACCAACA ggTTCTTCTGCAGAGGAACTGCTTCGTGCATGTTTGGGCACAAACACTGCTCAGGTGTCAGGTGCCAAGTTCCATGAAGCTTTGAATCAGATTTACATGCAGAACGGACTTGTGGATCGTGACTATGCATCCAGTAATCCACATCATTTCAACAGCGAGGCTTTTAAGGAGGGACACTCTTTGATCAGCCAGGGTGTCGCCTCAGTCAAAGCCAACATTCGTAAAGATAACTTACAGGCTGCTCGGGAAACACTAGGAAGAGtcttacacacactgcag GATTTTTACAGCCACAGTAACTGGGTGGAGCTGGGCTACAAGAACACATACATCAACCTCATTAAACCAGATCTCGCCATCGACAATGTTGCAG atgtggaCACCCCAACCTGCAGCGACTGTGCCAATGGTGCTTGTTCAAACCCCCTGCTGCCCTTCATTTTAAAAGAGAAGAAACTCACATCAGGATACTTGGGCTTGATTTCTCCCAACAAACCTAATG gTAAATGCAGTCATGGTGGAGATGGCGATCTTAGCAGTAGCCAAGTTCCTCGTGGTGGGATCAGCAAAGATGAGCGCCTTAGCCATAACGCAGGTTTACACGACACCGCAGTCACGCTGGCAATAGACGCTACTCTTGAGCTCCTGGAGGATGTTCGTGGAGCCGTGGGCAATAAAGAGTATCTTCG GATGATGGGAATCGCTCGTACTGCTGTCTTATGCTTTGTAATTGATACAACAGGCAGCATGTCTGATGACATCGCTGAAGCTAAGAGAGTTGCACACAATATCATTGATAGTAAGAAAGGGACGCAGGATGAACCTTCAGAATACATATTGGTACCATTTAATGATCCGA GCTTTGGACCACTTATAAGGACAACAAGCCCAGACATAATGAAGAGTGAGATTTCAAAACTCGGTGCGAATGGTGGTGGCGATGAACCAGAAATGTGTTTGTCAGGATTGCAG ctgGCTCTGACTGGAGCTCCTGCCTCTTCTCACATTTATGTTTTTACTGACGCCAGCGCAAAAGACATGCACTTAGAAAGAACCATTATCGCCCTCATCCGCAGCACCAAGTCTACG GTCTCTGTCTTCATGACTAAGAAGAAAAGATCAGCAAGATCTTTGAACATACTGAGACTCCCAGGTTTCCAGGTGTATTATAATTTGGCTTTGGCCTCCGGAGGTCAAGCAATAGAGGTCACTAAAGCCAACCTGCCCAGTGCTACTGGCATCATCTTAGACACCTCCACATCTGCTTTG GTAACTGTCCTGCAGCGAGCCAGGAACCCGGGTCGTGTGGAGAATTTCCCCTTCCTATTAGATGCATCGTTGtctaatgttactgtatatataacagGAAGTAGCATCAGTTTCACTCTGTATAATCCATCAG GTGTGTCtcagtctcacactgaaagtAACGGGACTCTCGCTACGATTCAGACTGTGGGGAACCTGCAGCGGCTTCACTTTAACAATTTAAACGAAACAGGGCTGTGGCGCATCAGCATGAACTCCACAGAAGCCTACACTATCAAAGTGACAG gTCAAAGCGCAACAACTTTTATTTATGACTTTGTGGAGGAATTCGGTGGACCCCACGCAGGATTTGCTGTTATTGATGGTCAGCCCCAGAAAG GCTTACCTACTAAGCTATTACTGACGATAACTGGGCAGAAGGGTGCTGAGGCTTTAAAGCTACAAAAAGTTGCTCTAGTGGAGGTTTCTGATGACAATATGGTGAATGGAACCATAGAAGAAATGGGTGGTGGAAACTTTCTGGTTACCATGAATCAAGTTCCAGCAGGAGAGTTTGTAGTTATGGTGAAAGGAGAAGATACGACCACCTTAAGCTACTTCCAAAGGCAAACCACAACACAGATGTCTCAGTCTAAAGTCGTTATCAAG GCTGTAGTAGACAGTGCAATGGTGCCAGGAAAAGACTTTAAAGTGCCTTTTACTGTGTCTACTAATGGAACCGGTGGAGTCTTCACAATCAGTGCTAAGAATGACAAAGATTTTGATCTGACATATGATACCAA ACTTAACATAAACACCGGAGGAAGTGCTTCAAGCACAGTGACGGTCAAACCTCCTGCAAGCACCTCCTCAGGAACTGATGTCACGCTGACCATTCTGGCCGAAGGGTCCAGAGCTGATGATTCTAACTACGTCGTGCTCCGCCTTTCTGTCCTCGCTGAG GTGACTGACTTTTCTCCTCCAAAGTGTGAGATTGTTGGTGTTAGTCCTATCTGTCCATCTGACTGCTTGCAGTCAAACTGGGACCTGTCTATCAACATCACCGATGGCAATGGGACTGGTATTGAAAATATCTACATCCAGAAAGGCAGTGGCAAGTTCTCTTATCAGGATGTGGAGGATGGGGGTATAACCGTAGTGATGGGTTACTACAATGCCTCATGCTGCTCACCTGATGTAATTGTTGCTGCTGTTGATAAGGACGGAAATGTAGGGAAATGTGCCTATTCTGTCCAGAGGAGTGGAGGGgtttctctcagtctgtctctgtcactatGGGCCTGTCTGCTAGTTTCAGCCCTAAGTATTATGCACGATGTGCTTCCATTGTAA
- the LOC113642450 gene encoding C2H2 finger domain transcription factor crzA encodes MDECVGFETQFSSVMQNVLRTAVGEATKLFQQTLHQLNAELLHLRQENVDLKSGVFTPHYKTKEAGDGGSSAAHDKRDVGVQCEKPTMVERCCSPALIGDRLNLRHITSERLEDLCSRSSEDGNRQLALLLIKKEPQETDCDEYAPGYFLLKQEGAEPILVRKEPFKNTMEKVLIPSAIQTVSRSYETQKEISATNASSLKTTVSCNYRMATSSNSVTQAESMSRFSGGSALQSDTERQKKPASAKKATLSRLPANSAQPFPPVSVSIPTVLSNKIGQISTPRSQQAVPSGLQMDESLQASIQLGVPPFQQIAQNIQHSSTVAHFGPKLVTPPLSQNQNPITETCPSGQLLQNMVTMTDKIFSGSKSLPECSTQATNPLVSHPQTVISPAQNMTQLGHFQSFQVQASFPQDQHTVAQGQVPTSVSQIVPTPNQVPITPTQGPVQPIHLTVPATHASSQSLIQSNDILPTNSQSLNIQGHLPPLPHHDMNPSTQPFYSLTHASYAQTFISLQPMKPSVSSSSISQNNVQASLDHTTSHYDILSDTLCSSSDQFFPTPDNTSDLLQPLPPMTFHSPVVLNQQETNSMIHSQSPGQPLHLAPLLTLKEQQAAASNHGNVSKREPNMPVEIPMSTVNNFEEDMQRYPPLASHESTCESESITLEMQNDDPTENNEGSRPAVVPGPIQHYTVLSKPGPNFIVPDSTKEQHSFRMNMVKDLLMDNDINKQKEGCDTTCQVWEPSDLTGVLPQSGLSASAQTLLQKPVRKLLEKKTECSECGRILSNASSLENHMRLHRGERPYNCSQCGKAFPSVRGLNRHVKVHAEEKGYKCEECGRSFVYQFTLTKHKLIHSGDRPFPCKVCGKKFLAKADRATHMRMHTGEKPFFCNQCGKTFKHRVALNMHMQGHRGEKRYVCPHCEKGFVDLGNFKRHKRIHTGEKPFECKECGKRFTQSAHLKKHINTQHAVAKPK; translated from the exons ATGGACGAGTGTGTTGGGTTTGAGACCCAGTTCTCGTCTGTTATGCAGAACGTGCTGAGGACAGCAGTCGGTGAAGCGACTAAACTTTTCCAGCAGACTTTGCACCAACTGAACGCTGAGTTGTTGCACCTGAGGCAAGAGAACGTCGATTTAAAGAGCGGGGTTTTTACCCCACACTACAAGACAAAAGAAGCAGGAGATGGAGGTTCGAGTGCAGCTCATGATAAACGAGATGttggtgtacagtgtg AAAAGCCCACCATGGTCGAAAGATGCTGCAGCCCAGCACTGATTGGTGACCGTCTAAACCTGCGACACATAACGAGTGAACGTCTGGAAGATCTTTGTTCCAGAAGTTCAGAAGATGGAAACAGGCAGCTTGCTTTGCTTCTCATTAAAAAAGAG CCTCAAGAGACTGACTGTGATGAATATGCACCAGGATATTTCTTACTGAAGCAAGAGGGTGCTGAGCCAATATTGGTTCGTAAAGAGCCCTTTAAAAACACCATGGAAAAAG TTTTGATCCCCTCAGCAATTCAAACAGTGAGCAGAAGTTACGAGACCCAAAAAGAAATATCAGCCACTAATGCGTCATCACTAAAGACCACTGTTTCCTGTAATTATAGAATGGCCACATCAAGTAACAGTGTCACTCAGGCTGAAAGCATGTCTAGATTTAGTGGAGGTTCAGCTTTGCAGAGTGatacagaaagacaaaaaaagccAGCATCTGCTAAAAAGGCAACTTTATCACGATTACCTGCTAATTCAGCCCAGCCTTTTCCTCCAGTTAGTGTATCTATCCCAACAGTCCTGTCTAACAAAATAGGTCAGATATCAACACCTAGATCCCAGCAAGCGGTGCCATCTGGTCTTCAAATGGACGAGTCCCTTCAGGCATCCATCCAACTTGGTGTACCTCCCTTCCAACAAATTGCTCAAAATATCCAACATTCGTCTACAGTGGCACATTTTGGCCCTAAACTGGTTACACCCCCTCTTTCTCAAAACCAGAACCCAATTACAGAAACTTGCCCTTCTGGTCAGTTATTACAAAACATGGTTACAATGACAGACAAAATATTCTCAGGCAGCAAATCATTACCTGAGTGTTCCACTCAGGCAACAAACCCTTTAGTCTCTCACCCTCAAACTGTGATAAGCCCTGCCCAGAACATGACACAGCTGGGACATTTTCAGAGTTTTCAGGTCCAGGCTTCTTTTCCTCAGGACCAGCATACTGTTGCACAAGGACAGGTTCCTACTTCAGTATCTCAGATTGTACCCACACCGAACCAAGTCCCAATTACACCCACCCAAGGCCCTGTTCAACCTATCCATCTTACAGTTCCAGCAACCCATGCATCATCTCAATCACTCATTCAATCAAATGACATACTTCCCACAAACTCGCAGAGTTTAAATATACAAGGCCACCTTCCTCCTCTGCCTCATCATGATATGAACCCATCAACCCAGCCATTTTATTCTTTGACTCATGCATCATATGCCCAAACTTTCATCTCACTGCAGCCAATGAAGCCTTCTGTTTCCTCAAGTTCAATTTCCCAGAACAATGTTCAGGCTTCACTAGACCATACCACATCCCACTATGATATTTTGTCTGATACACTCTGTTCATCTTCAGACCAATTCTTCCCAACACCTGATAACACATCAGATTTGCTTCAGCCCTTGCCTCCCATGACTTTCCACTCACCTGTTGTATTAAACCAGCAGGAAACCAATTCTATGATCCATTCCCAATCACCTGGGCAACCATTGCATCTTGCACCTCTTCTTACTTTGAAGGAACAGCAAGCAGCAGCCTCCAATCATGGAAACGTATCCAAGAGGGAACCTAACATGCCTGTGGAGATCCCTATGTCTACGGTTAATAACTTTGAGGAAGATATGCAGAGATATCCCCCTCTTGCAAGTCATGAATCCACCTGTGAAAGCGAATCTATCACGTTGGAAATGCAGAATGACGATCCAACAGAGAATAATGAAGGTAGCAGGCCTGCAGTTGTACCTGGTCCGATACAACATTATACAGTTCTATCCAAGCCCGGGCCAAACTTTATAGTACCCGATTCTACAAAAGAACAACACAGCTTCAGGATGAACATGGTCAAGGATTTACTAATGGACAATGACATTAATAAGCAGAAAGAGGGATGTGACACAACATGTCAAGTATGGGAACCATCTGATTTGACTGGTGTCTTACCGCAGTCAGGGCTAAGTGCTTCTGCACAAACACTTTTACAGAAACCTGTACGGAAACTTCTGGAAAAGAAGACTGAGTGCTCTGAATGTGGCAGGATTCTCAGCAATGCTTCTTCGCTGGAGAATCACATGAGGCTTCATAGAGGTGAGAGGCCATATAACTGCTCCCAGTGCGGTAAAGCTTTCCCTAGTGTACGAGGCCTCAACCGCCATGTAAAAGTCCATGCAGAGGAGAAAGGCTACAAGTGTGAGGAGTGTGGCAGGAGTTTTGTTTACCAGTTTACCTTGACCAAACACAAACTCATCCACTCCGGAGATAGGCCCTTCCCCTGTAAGGTTTGTGGCAAAAAGTTCTTGGCCAAGGCAGACCGGGCTACTCACATGCGCATGCATACAGGGGAGAAACCCTTTTTTTGTAATCAGTGtggaaaaacttttaaacacagAGTTGCATTAAACATGCACATGCAGGGACATAGAGGCGAGAAACGCTACGTTTGCCCCCATTGTGAGAAAGGATTTGTGGATTTGGGAAATTTTAAGAGACATAAGCGCATCCACACCGGTGAGAAGCCATTTGAATGCAAGGAGTGTGGTAAGCGTTTCACTCAGTCAGCGCACCTCAAGAAACACATCAATACTCAGCATGCAGTAGCGAAACCAAAATAG